Proteins encoded in a region of the Anopheles aquasalis chromosome 2, idAnoAquaMG_Q_19, whole genome shotgun sequence genome:
- the LOC126570007 gene encoding exonuclease 3'-5' domain-containing protein 2, whose translation MLTEREKTVVSTAVLAAVGVGIGIFVLTRYRNGIMSRLKGLGQRDPLRGQQVHIINTADECRLIVSQLHRHCQEYKVLGFDCEWVSNQGKRRPVALLQLASHRGLCALIRLCMINKLPQELYDLLNDDNIIKVGVSPYDDARVLREDYKLKVESTLDLRFMAERAGLEPFGIARLANEVLGLTLDKHWKIRCSDWEAPELSDRQIKYAASDAHVAVELFKKFAYKLVPHNPWTSRKVVLDQVLEEMDCFMDQPYNSRKAKSGGGGNKAKKTLLESQNQQKTSKRYHTTRQKPLYHNCHLQAPDGELLCTCDRGKAQWYVDRELGDVVSYDPYTVRLRFEPSGRAVDEAGKYYQQTKANICVVCGAKECFNRKNIVPRDYRKHFPVIMKEHVSHDVLLLCADCHQRSNMTDERLRQELAEVCGAPLSGQKNGSKEIRLESMSEIRKAARALLYSATQMPPERRAYLEQRLLDLLNSVNQTAMAEESRDLQEDDRKSITELTPELLQEYSVVDVSIRNELYCAHGERVVEHFKQQGRGGLSQLERMWREHFLKTMRPKHLPALWSVDHNYKRLEIRAGEGRVDVEDLAIAGITLTSSPSTSTSRSTNSTNNSHTNGGPGGGGSSRSFSGMVSDAPATSTRFYSQWDPPTSGSMPSTNGTLTGVTLQSTTQYKSFHQRHGWAKESEPSFNGGSSSGSVTLFKTVQQQSPLTTDDGNSAAGSSCVQQDSELATERDFASLQLTYDSDDSNSTLSQPSSTLLNSNGTFPDDEEEEDDALLDGIGNGPMPG comes from the exons ATGTTGACCGAGCGTGAAAAGACCGTCGTCTCTACAGCCGTCCTTGCCGCAGTAGGCGTCGGTATTGGGATCTTTGTCCTCACGCGCTATCGGAACGGTATCATGAGCCGGCTTAAGGGACTCGGCCAGCGGGACCCCCTCCGAGGGCAGCAGGTGCACATCATCAACACGGCCGACGAATGTCGGCTGATCGTGAGCCAACTGCACCG GCACTGTCAGGAGTACAAAGTGCTGGGTTTCGATTGCGAATGGGTTAGCAACCAGGGCAAGCGACGACCAGTCGCTCTGCTGCAGCTAGCCTCGCACCGGGGTCTTTGCGCCTTGATTCGGCTGTGCATGATCAACAAACTGCCCCAGGAACTGTACGACCTACTGAACGATGACAACATCATCAAAGTAGGCGTCTCACCGTACGATGATGCCCGGGTACTCCGCGAAGACTACAAGCTGAAGGTGGAGAGTACGCTGGATCTGCGTTTCATGGCTGAAAGGGCCGGTCTGGAACCGTTCGGTATTGCACGGCTAGCTAACGAGGTACTCGGCCTGACGCTCGACAAACACTGGAAGATTCGCTGCTCCGATTGGGAAGCACCGGAACTGTCCGACCGGCAGATTAAGTACGCTGCCAGTGATGCGCATGTAGCCGTGGAATTGTTCAAAAAGTTCGCTTACAAACTAGTCCCACA CAACCCATGGACCAGCCGCAAAGTGGTGCTGGACCAAGTCCTGGAGGAGATGGATTGCTTCATGGATCAGCCGTACAACAGTCGCAAAGCGAAATCTGGCGGTGGAGGTaacaaagcaaagaaaacgCTTCTCGAGTCACAAAA CCAACAGAAAACTTCCAAACGTTACCATACGACGCGCCAAAAGCCACTGTACCACAATTGCCATCTGCAGGCACCGGATGGTGAGCTGCTGTGCACATGCGACCGAGGCAAAGCTCAGTGGTACGTGGATCGGGAGCTGGGAGATGTTGTCAGCTACGATCCGTATACGGTTCGATTGCGTTTCGAACCGTCGGGCCGAGCGGTCGACGAGGCGGGCAAGTACTATCAGCAAACGAAGGCGAACATCTGCGTCGTTTGTGGAGCCAAAGAGTGCTTCAACAGGAAGAACATTGTTCCACGGGATTACCGTAAACACTTTCCAG TGATAATGAAGGAGCACGTTTCACATGACGTGCTACTGCTGTGCGCCGATTGCCATCAGCGTAGCAACATGACCGACGAGAGGTTGCGGCAGGAACTGGCCGAGGTCTGTGGTGCTCCACTTTCGGGCCAAAAGAATGGTTCAAAAGAGATACGGCTCGAGTCGATGTCCGAGATACGGAAGGCTGCCCGTGCGCTGCTGTACAGTGCTACTCAGATGCCACCGGAACGACGAGCGTATCTCGAGCAGAGGCTGCTCGACTTATTGAACTCGGTCAACCAAACAGCGATGGCCGAGGAAAGCCGCGATTTGCAGGAGGACGATCGGAAGAGTATCACGGAGCTTACGCCGGAATTGCTACAGGAGTACAGCGTCGTAGATGTGTCGATCCGCAACGAACTGTACTGTGCGCATGGGGAGCGTGTTGTGGAACACTTCAAGCAGCAAGGCCGCGGAGGGCTAAGCCAGCTGGAACGGATGTGGCGAGAACACTTCCTGAAAACTATGCGCCCGAAGCATCTTCCTGCACTGTGGTCTGTCGATCACAATTACAAACG GTTGGAAATTCGTGCCGGCGAAGGGCGAGTCGATGTGGAGGATCTTGCGATCGCGGGAATCACTCTAACGTCATCTCCATCAACCTCAACATCACGATCGACCAATTCTACCAACAACTCGCATACCAATGGTGGcccgggcggtggcggtagcaGCCGTTCGTTTAGCGGTATGGTCAGTGATGCTCCAGCCACATCGACTCGATTCTACTCACAATGGGATCCACCAACGAGTGGCAGCATGCCCAGCACGAATGGCACCTTGACCGGTGTCACGCTGCAATCTACGACACAGTACAAATCCTTCCATCAGCGGCACGGATGGGCGAAGGAATCGGAACCCTCCTTCAACGGGGGTTCATCCTCCGGTTCGGTGACGCTATTCAAAACCGTTCAACAACAGTCGCCCTTGACGACCGACGATGGCAACTCGGCAGCGGGCTCCAGTTGCGTGCAGCAAGACAGTGAGCTGGCGACGGAACGAGACTTTGCCTCACTGCAGCTTACCTATGATAGTGATGATTCCAATTCAACGCTCTCGCAACCATCCTCGACGTTACTGAACTCCAACGGAACGTTTccggatgacgaggaggaagaggatgacgcTCTGCTGGATGGTATTGGCAATGGGCCGATGCCAGGATGA
- the LOC126581830 gene encoding E3 ubiquitin-protein ligase TRIM37-like, which yields MSELNRSFTLDYYRNPDAMPDSEEEENNSMEGASSPFDATFESLNSNDEEVTPLPTGITPVQCSTPSPPTPKPSRLDTVNKQFQACFDNIFKCVICLGKLNDPCLCPQCSKMYCRRCILEWLSLSNRSCPNCKFPMTVKGLVKLRWIEEIEKLEQDLRDSYSNMDIPKGYLCDGSYVKVCCKEHHLPLKFFCVECHECICETCVNIAGDGAHGSHTFKAVKVVYVQVLKEIVGELGKVENYREQLEKVSERIDQNISLFDRVLNEKRRELLEIVERVTDNLIQQHSVQVQKLQEEKKKVTEAIVILDLKLESMEHDLEQRTKQQMISLQPSIMQCCNEIVEEPLPDFNCIRLPAQLKINMPATCETGVFVVRNFSALQINKGLFSKDFSDNQGRTWHILAWSMTTTDQFGIYLEMVKGTMCWMEVNFKLLHRDPGKTISKTIRKNFSCIPQDGWGLQNFTTIRTIKEEGYLHDDELDVLYNIRPCAPIPTEADDSFDEINVA from the exons ATGAGTGAATTAAACCGTTCTTTCACACT CGATTACTACCGTAACCCGGATGCGATGCCTGATTctgaggaggaagagaacaaCTCAATGGAAGGCGCAAGCAGTCCGTTCGATGCTACGTTCGAGTCGCTGAATAGTAACGACGAGGAGGTTACACCTTTGCCAACCGGGATCACTCCGGTACAGTGCTCGACGCccagcccccccaccccaaagCCATCGCGGCTCGATACCGTGAACAAACAGTTCCAGGCGTGTTTCGACAACATCTTCAAGTGTGTCATTTGCTTGGGAAAGCTGAACGATCCGTGCCTGTGCCCGCAATGCTCGAAGATGTACTGCCGGCGTTGCATCCTCGAGTGGCTCTCGCTGAGCAATAGATCGTGCCCGAACTGCAAGTTCCCCATGACGGTTAAGGGGCTGGTGAAGTTGCGGTGGATTGAGGAAATCGAGAAGCTGGAACAGGACCTACGGGACAGCTACTCGAACATGGACATACCCAAGGGCTACCTGTGTGATGGTTCGTATGTGAAGGTGTGCTGCAAGGAGCATCACCTACCACTGAAATTCTTCTGCGTCGAGTGTCACGAGTGCATCTGCGAGACCTGTGTCAATATTGCCGGCGATGGAGCTCACGGATCACACACGTTCAAGGCCGTCAAAGTGGTGTACGTTCAGGTGCTGAAGGAGATAGTGGGTGAGCTCGGTAAGGTGGAAAACTACCGGGAACAGTTGGAGAAGGTCTCGGAAAGGATTGATCAGAACATCTCGCTGTTCGATCGTGTGTTGAACGAAAAGCGCCGCGAGCTGCTGGAGATCGTCGAGCGGGTGACGGACAACTTGATCCAACAGCACAGCGTGCAGGTGCAGAAGCTacaggaggaaaagaagaaagttaCCGAGGCTATCGTGATCCTGGACCTGAAGCTGGAGAGCATGGAGCACGATTTGGAGCAACGCACGAAACAGCAGATGATCAGCCTGCAACCGTCGATCATGCAGTGCTGCAACGAGATTGTGGAAGAACCGTTACCGGACTTCAACTGTATCCGGTTGCCGGCTCAATTGAAGAT AAATATGCCGGCCACCTGCGAGACGggcgtgtttgtggtgcgaaACTTTTCCGCCCTACAGATCAACAAGGGTCTCTTCTCGAAGGACTTTAGCGACAATCAGGGACGGACCTGGCACATCTTGGCTTGgagtatgaccaccacggatcAGTTTGGCATATATCTGGAGATGGTGAAGGGAACGATGTGCTG GATGGAGGTTAACTTTAAGCTTCTGCACAGAGATCCCGGGAAGACGATCAGCAAAACAATCCGCAAGAACTTTAGCTGCATTCCGCAGGATGGCTGGGGATTGCAAAACTTCACGACGATCAGAACCATTAAGGAGGAGGGCTATCTGCACGACGATGAGCTCGACGTGCTCTACAACATTCGTCCCTGTGCTCCCATCCCAACCGAGGCTGATGATTCTTTCGATGAGATAAACGTTGCTTGA
- the LOC126570010 gene encoding 40S ribosomal protein S23: protein MGKPRGIRTARKHIRHRRDQRWADKDYKKAHLGTRWKSNPFAGASHAKGIVLEKVGVEAKQPNSAIRKCVRVQLIKNGKKITAFVPRDGCLNYIEENDEVLVAGFGRKGHAVGDIPGVRFKVVKVANVSLLALYKEKKERPRS, encoded by the coding sequence ATGGGTAAACCACGTGGAATTCGTACCGCCCGCAAGCACATCCGACACCGGCGCGACCAGCGCTGGGCCGACAAGGATTACAAGAAGGCCCATCTGGGAACCCGCTGGAAGTCGAATCCGTTCGCCGGAGCGTCCCACGCCAAGGGAATCGTCCTGGAAAAGGTCGGCGTCGAGGCCAAGCAGCCGAACTCCGCCATCCgcaagtgcgtgcgtgtgcagCTGATCAAGAACGGCAAGAAGATCACCGCGTTCGTGCCCCGGGATGGTTGCCTCAACTACATCGAGGAGAACGACGAGGTCCTGGTTGCCGGTTTCGGTCGTAAGGGTCACGCCGTCGGTGATATTCCCGGCGTCCGCTTcaaggtggtgaaggtggccaACGTCTCGCTGTTGGCGCTGtacaaggagaagaaggaacgcCCGCGATCGTAA
- the LOC126570008 gene encoding neither inactivation nor afterpotential protein G produces the protein MGCLGKLVFTSLLVATVCCSLLLLLWVWLGVELIPNEIRNPRIIDGQSFDYIIVGAGTAGCVLANRLSRNPNVTVLLIEAGGTFGAASIVPLMSTAMQGTKYDWAFRTTPQKYSSHGLDDNQQLLPRGKGLGGSGQINFMLHFTGTRSDFDRWERLGALDWSWAAMKPYLDQLEGGTETQSAGAMEPECIQNLPPDELYEQPYPSIMAESSEKSGTISFCQHTTTGAQGVPEKDGLYITSVDQEESLLARVFTDAPVELGPEYVFKPARYTIRNGIRWSSYHAHLRAAFGRPNLTILTSTTVTKVLFDETKHIRGLLLHGGGKDTAGASPPVMVHATREIILSAGALQTPQLLKLSGIGPKLELQRHGIAVLHDSPQVGQNYFDHLNLPLFVTINATASVTVDKVLSIDSITQYLREGRGVLATTAIAGIGGPVGGRHGIILFGMGSVDEQALRHVSNMRQETFRAFFPFYRNASQEGFLFLSTCHQPRSRGAIFLRDQHVSSVPFFNPNYLKDRSDIECMMDAIRLAAKTVETQAFQSIGARLHWPRVKRCSNFGPPETGAPSDRYLECILRTTALTGHHPGGTAAIGLHSESVVDNQLRVNGVKGLRVVDASVFPSPVSGTPNSIVIAVAERASDLILRAVY, from the exons ATGGGTTGTCTAGGGAAACTCGTCTTCACTagtttgctggtggccaccgtttgctgtTCCTTGTTGCTCCTCCTGTGGGTATGGCTCGGTGTGGAGCTAATACCGAACGAAATACGGAATCCACGCATCATCGATGGCCAATCGTTTGACTATATCATTG TCGGCGCCGGAACGGCAGGATGTGTGCTGGCAAACCGATTGTCCAGAAACCCGAACGTAACAGTGCTGCTTATAGAAGCTGGTGGTACCTTTGGGGCCGCTTCGATTGTGCCCTTGATGAGCACAGCTATGCAGGGAACCAAGTACGATTGGGCTTTCCGGACAACCCCTCAAAAGTATTCCTCACACGGATTGGATGATAAT CAACAATTGCTGCCACGTGGTAAAGGATTGGGCGGCTCGGGACAGAtaaattttatgctgcactttACTGGCACCCGGAGCGATTTCGATCGATGGGAACGACTGGGCGCACTCGATTGGAGTTGGGCGGCAATGAAGCCATATTTGGACCAGCTCGAGGGGGGCACTGAGACGCAAAGCGCTGGCGCTATGGAACCAGAATGTATACAGAACCTGCCACCTGATGAGCTGTATGAG CAACCCTACCCATCAATCATGGCGGAAAGTAGTGAAAAGAGTGGCACCATATCGTTCTGCCAacataccaccaccggtgcacaAGGAGTGCCTGAGAAAGATGGATTATATATAACGAGCGTTGATCAAGAGGAATCCCTGCTTGCCAGGGTGTTTACCGATGCTCCGGTAGAGCTTGGACCTGAGTATGTCTTCAAACCGGCCCGATACACCATACGGAATGGCATTCGCTGGAGTAGCTACCATGCGCACCTACGGGCTGCCTTTGGTCGTCCTAATTTAACGATACTCACCTCTACGACCGTTACGAAGGTGCTTTTCGATGAGACGAAGCATATTAGAGGTCTGCTACTGCATGGTGGCGGAAAGGACACGGCCGGTGCTTCACCACCGGTCATGGTACATGCAACCCGTGAGATCATTCTTAGTGCAGGAGCACTCCAGACGCCACAGTTACTAAAACTATCCGGTATCGGACCGAAATTGGAACTGCAACGCCATGGCATCGCAGTGCTGCACGATTCACCACAGGTTGGCCAGAACTACTTCGATCATTTGAATCTGCCACTGTTTGTGACGATCAATGCGACGGCCAGTGTGACGGTGGATAAGgtgctttcgatcgattccatcaCACAGTACCTACGGGAAGGTCGAGGGGTTCTAGCGACCACGGCCATCGCTGGTATCGGTGGACCAGTTGGTGGACGCCACGGTATAATCCTGTTCGGTATGGGGAGCGTCGATGAGCAGGCCCTTCGACACGTTTCCAATATGCGACAGGAAACGTTCCGTGCGTTCTTTCCCTTCTACCGCAATGCCAGTCAGGAAGGGTTCCTGTTTCTAAGCACGTGCCACCAACCGCGCAGCCGTGGGGCCATCTTTCTGCGTGACCAGCACGTTTCCAGTGTGCCATTTTTCAATCCGAACTACCTGAAAGATCGCTCCGATATCGAGTGTATGATGGATGCCATTCGATTGGCAGCGAAAACCGTTGAGACGCAAGCCTTCCAGAGCATCGGTGCACGGTTGCATTGGCCGCGTGTTAAACGATGCTCAAACTTTGGTCCACCGGAGACAGGGGCACCATCCGATCGGTATCTGGAATGCATTCTACGCACTACGGCCCTTACCGGTCATCATCCCGGTGGTACTGCAGCCATTGGGCTGCACTCGGAGTCCGTCGTGGATAACCAGTTAAG AGTAAACGGAGTGAAAGGGCTGCGTGTTGTAGATGCCAGTGTGTTTCCCTCGCCCGTTTCCGGTACACCCAACTCAATCGTTATAGCCGTGGCAGAGAGAGCTAGTGATTTAATTCTACGAGCTGTTTATTAG
- the LOC126570011 gene encoding stress-associated endoplasmic reticulum protein 2 yields the protein MAPQQRIKVANEKASKNITMRGNVPKSTKSADEKYPVGPWLLALFIFVVCGSAIFQIIQSIRIA from the coding sequence ATGGCTCCCCAGCAGCGAATCAAAGTCGCCAACGAGAAGGCCAGCAAGAACATCACGATGCGTGGCAACGTACCTAAATCGACGAAGAGCGCCGACGAGAAGTACCCGGTGGGTCCGTGGCTGCTGGCcctcttcatcttcgtcgtaTGCGGTTCCGCGATATTCCAGATCATTCAATCGATCCGCATAGCGTAA
- the LOC126570009 gene encoding probable ribosome biogenesis protein RLP24: MRIETCFFCSSKIFPGHGSVFVRNDCKEFRFCRSKCRRAFNKKKNPRKIRWTRAYRKTHEKELTVDPSFEFEKRRNVPIKYNRELWNKTIEAVKKINEIKHRRECHFIMERLRKARDHEIHRDIVDVQKNIALIRSPAIGLKERRAKEEAQQSALLMDVEGAEDAEEEIQYIDARKLEKQLEESAEMLDDDEEMLKA, from the exons ATGCGTATCGAGACGTGCTTCTTTTGCTCCAGCAAAATCTTCCCCGGACATGGAAGCGTTTTCGTTCGAAACGACTGCAAG GAGTTCCGGTTCTGCCGGTCCAAGTGCCGCCGGGCGttcaacaaaaagaagaacccACGCAAGATCCGCTGGACCCGGGCGTACCGCAAGACGCACGAGAAGGAGCTAACCGTCGATCCTAGCTTCGAGTTCGAGAAGCGGCGCAACGTACCGATCAAGTACAACCGGGAGCTGTGGAACAAGACGATCGAGGCGGTGAAGAAGATCAACGAAATCAAGCACCGGCGCGAGTGCCACTTCATCATGGAGCGACTACGGAAGGCCCGTGACCACGAGATCCACCGTGACATCGTGGATGTGCAGAAGAACATTGCCCTCATCCGTTCCCCGGCGATCGGTCTCAAGGAGCGACGGGCGAAGGAGGAAGCCCAACAGTCGGCCCTCCTCATGGATGTTGAAGGTGCGGAAGATGCGGAAGAGGAGATCCAGTACATCGATGCCCGAAAGCTGGAGAAGCAGCTCGAAGAATCGGCCGaaatgctggatgatgatgaagaaatgTTGAAAGCGTAA